Proteins from a single region of Lampris incognitus isolate fLamInc1 chromosome 16, fLamInc1.hap2, whole genome shotgun sequence:
- the noxred1 gene encoding LOW QUALITY PROTEIN: NADP-dependent oxidoreductase domain-containing protein 1 (The sequence of the model RefSeq protein was modified relative to this genomic sequence to represent the inferred CDS: deleted 2 bases in 2 codons) yields MMDPTANLKTFAFEYGLSGKEKELLYLRERSAGLRLCGTLIDTFICRESIKEHNADGDSLRVGILGLGHIGKQLLLSLLNKTEIKPSHIQTSTRRPEPAVEFVQKGVECFSDNRRLAAWTDVLFLCCLPSHLIRVCADLHLQLSKHCLVYGFISAASVNRLAWLLAHNFIFKPQYDFVTCDTTDMWLPKCQLTVALKDPVLMQATCPLATNGGISLGPKWLYGVLYSLLNICTAANVESGKALALINKLFKLDGTSTVKVIAESMYVSSSCASALAANESFPWISLIDVQTKQTPLSRFLSSSKPMQEAAYRSLMEKP; encoded by the exons ATGATGGACCCGACAGCTAACCTAAAAACCTTTGCATTTGAGTATGGACTGAGTGGAAAGGAGAAAGAGCTTCTGTATCTCCGAGAACGCTCAGCTGGACTCCGTCTCTGTGGC ACCTTAATCGACACGTTTATATGTCGAGAGAGCATTAAAGAACATAATGCAGACGGAGATTCACTGCGTGTGGGCATACTTGGATTGGGCCACATTGGC AAGCAGTTGCTACTGTCGCTTCTCAACAAGACTGAAATTAAACCCTCACACATTCAGACCTCCACTAGAAGACCAGAACCTGCAG tGGAATTTGTGCAGAAAGGGGTCGAATGTTTCTCTGACAATCGCAGACTGGCAGCGTGGACAGATGTTCTCTTCCTTTGTTGTTTGCCATCTCACCTCATCAGAGTGTGTGCAGATCTTCATTTGCAGCTGTCAAAGCACTGTCTTGTGTATGGCTTTATCTCTGCGGCGTCTGTTAACAG GTTAGCATGGCTTCTTGCGCATAACTTCATTTTCAAACCACAATATGACTTTGTTACATGTGACACTACAGACATGTGGCTGCCTAAATGTCAGTTGACAGTGGCTTTGAAAGATCCTGTATTGATGCAGGCAACATGTCCTCTTGCAACAAACG GCGGTATTTCTCTGGGTCCGAAATGGTTGTATGGAGTACTGTACAGCCTTCTGAATATCTGCACCGCTGCCAATGTGGAATCTGGCAAAGCTCTTGCTCTGATCAACAAACTCTTTAAGTTGGATGGGACGTCCACTGTGAAAGTCATTGCAGAGAGT ATGTATGTCAGTTCATCTTGTGCATCTGCCCTAGCTGCAAATGA GTCCTTCCCATGGATCAGTTTGATCGATGTTCAGACAAAGCAGACACCCCTGTCACGCTTTTTATCCAGTAGTAAACCTATGCAGGAAGCAGCATACAGATCACTAATGGAGAAGCCTTAA